In a genomic window of Pelotomaculum thermopropionicum SI:
- the PanB gene encoding ketopantoate hydroxymethyltransferase, protein MDQEKVTTATIKQMKAEGRPVTMLTAYDYPMARMVDEAGIDMILVGDSLGNVVLGYDSTLPVTMEDMLHHVKAVCRGVSRAMVVADMPFLSYQVSVEEAVRNAGRFLKETGAQAVKLEGGQEVAGAVRAIVNAGIPVVGHLGLTPQSIHQLGGFKVQGREERAARKLLSDARALEEAGAFCIVLECVPAPLAKVVTEKLQAVIIGIGAGPYCDGQVLVTHDLLGLYPKFTPRFVKKYLNLHENIAAALKQYKEEVEERTFPGPEHSFGMSEEVLKKLY, encoded by the coding sequence ATGGACCAGGAGAAAGTAACAACCGCCACGATCAAGCAGATGAAGGCCGAGGGCAGGCCGGTAACCATGCTTACGGCATATGACTACCCCATGGCCAGAATGGTGGACGAGGCGGGCATTGACATGATTCTTGTGGGCGACTCCCTCGGCAACGTGGTGCTGGGCTACGATTCCACCCTGCCGGTGACCATGGAGGACATGCTCCACCACGTCAAGGCGGTCTGCCGCGGCGTGAGCCGGGCCATGGTGGTAGCGGACATGCCGTTCCTTTCCTACCAGGTGTCGGTTGAAGAGGCAGTGCGCAATGCCGGGCGTTTTTTGAAAGAAACCGGTGCCCAGGCGGTTAAGCTGGAAGGCGGCCAGGAAGTGGCCGGTGCCGTCCGCGCCATCGTCAACGCCGGCATTCCGGTGGTGGGCCACCTGGGGCTGACGCCCCAGTCAATCCACCAGCTTGGCGGGTTCAAGGTGCAGGGCAGGGAGGAGCGGGCTGCCCGGAAGCTCCTTTCTGACGCCAGAGCCCTGGAAGAGGCAGGGGCCTTCTGCATTGTTCTGGAGTGTGTGCCCGCTCCCCTGGCTAAGGTGGTTACTGAAAAGCTTCAGGCGGTTATCATCGGCATCGGCGCCGGCCCGTACTGCGACGGCCAGGTGCTGGTGACTCACGACCTGCTGGGTCTGTACCCGAAGTTTACGCCAAGGTTCGTCAAAAAGTACCTCAACCTTCACGAAAATATAGCTGCCGCTTTGAAGCAATATAAGGAAGAGGTGGAGGAGCGCACCTTCCCAGGCCCCGAGCACAGCTTCGGAATGTCCGAAGAGGTGCTGAAGAAGCTGTATTGA